From one Aquicella siphonis genomic stretch:
- a CDS encoding class I SAM-dependent methyltransferase: protein MQNQNWDHRYREHDTPWERGKPDIEMQRLFTAYIHKNAHVLEIGCGYGTNARWLAEAGYHVTAVDISSTAIEQAKKLTSALDLTLQFKTLDFMREWQSLPQFDAVFDSAVFHFMETSEARHLFARHIASLLHDKGWWINIACSQDQANEISAETGVRPPPNLKARDIVEAAEPYFEIIDMHRCFFQVDRRESGKALFNAWGSAFRKRG, encoded by the coding sequence ATGCAAAATCAGAACTGGGACCATCGCTATCGTGAACATGACACCCCATGGGAGCGCGGCAAGCCGGATATAGAAATGCAGCGTTTATTCACTGCTTATATTCATAAAAATGCGCATGTCCTCGAAATCGGCTGTGGTTACGGAACCAATGCCAGATGGCTGGCGGAAGCAGGGTACCATGTCACCGCCGTGGATATTTCCTCAACTGCCATTGAACAAGCGAAAAAACTGACATCCGCACTGGATTTGACTTTGCAATTCAAAACACTGGACTTCATGCGTGAGTGGCAGTCTCTTCCGCAATTTGATGCTGTATTTGATAGCGCTGTATTCCATTTTATGGAAACATCAGAGGCAAGACACCTCTTTGCTCGCCATATTGCCTCCCTCCTCCATGATAAAGGCTGGTGGATAAACATTGCATGCAGTCAAGATCAGGCAAACGAGATTAGCGCCGAAACCGGAGTCAGACCTCCGCCCAACCTGAAAGCCCGGGACATTGTTGAAGCAGCCGAACCTTATTTTGAAATAATTGACATGCATCGCTGCTTTTTCCAGGTTGACCGAAGAGAGTCGGGAAAAGCGCTTTTTAACGCCTGGGGATCGGCATTCCGAAAACGCGGATAA
- the dnaE gene encoding DNA polymerase III subunit alpha yields MEPNFIHLRIHTEYSLSDGLLTIPALMEKVAAYAMPAIAITDLSNLYGMVKFYQTAIKSGIKPLIGVDLWIESAHPSGASRLTLLCQNQEGYKNLLKLVSKSYLHGQTDAGKPVVRKAWLTSLSNGLIALSGGMEGDAGMAMLSQDRESAKACLSSWSSLFPERFYIEISRIGKPQENEYIQEAVSLAEALSIPIVATNDVRFLEKEDYEAHEARVCIQEGMTLNDPQRPHCYTDQQYLRSQQEMLDLFADLPESLINSVEIAKRCNVTFSLGKSKLPHFPVPEGYNAETFLDVSARKGLDERLKTLGGNRSKDLPLNREAYDRRLERELKVINEMGFAGYFLIVADFTKWSKENGIPVGPGRGSGPGSLVAYALKITDLDPLALELLFERFLNPERVSMPDFDIDFCMEGRDRVIEYVMNKHGHDSVSQIITYGTMAAKAVVRDVGRVLALGYGYVDKIAKLIPFEIGMTLEKALEQEPLLRERYEQEEEVRTLIDLARKLEGITRNVGKHAGGIVIAPGKLTDFVPLYCEANDAAHPVTQFDKDDVESIGLVKFDFLGLKTLTIIDRALRVINQSRSSQKQPPIDISLIPLDDTQTFKLLKACKSTAVFQLESHGMRDLIKRLQPDCFEDLIALVALFRPGPLQSGMVDDFINRKHGRAKVTYPHPRLEPVLRPTYGVILYQEQVMQIAQVLANYTLGAADILRRAMGKKKPEEMAKQREIFCAGAQANGISAELANQIFDLMEKFAGYGFNKSHSASYALIAYQTAWLKAHHPAAFMAAVLSSDMDRTEKVIILLDECQDMKLHVSPPDINSSDYFFNVIDDHHLMYGLGAIKGVGAAAIENLIAARREAGPFRDLFDFCQRVDLRKINRRVLEALIKSGCFDALGTHRASLLASLNQALQHAEQALHNQTYGQHDLLGSLSSANSPQYVDTPPWPDEVQLQGEKETLGFYLTGHPLRRYLNELSHFTTCRISELHPGEHKTARIAGIVANIRTRQTKRGDRIGIFALDDGATQIEVICFSEAYQKYRPLLTEDQILIVEGEVSMDDFSNSPRVVARDLFTLDQARERFAKQLRIHLPPARQLDVQHLKQLLCKYTGGGCSVIIRCLRGNIQADVRLGSAWLVKPNEALLAAIRDNLTVEDIEFIY; encoded by the coding sequence ATGGAACCCAATTTCATTCATTTACGCATACATACGGAATATTCTTTAAGTGATGGTTTATTGACCATTCCTGCCCTTATGGAAAAAGTTGCGGCTTATGCCATGCCAGCCATCGCTATTACGGATCTCTCTAATCTTTACGGCATGGTAAAATTTTATCAGACAGCGATCAAATCCGGGATCAAGCCATTGATTGGCGTTGATTTGTGGATTGAATCCGCCCATCCTTCAGGCGCCTCCCGCCTTACCCTATTGTGTCAAAACCAGGAGGGTTATAAAAATCTCTTGAAGCTGGTTTCCAAAAGTTATCTTCACGGGCAAACCGATGCCGGCAAACCGGTAGTTCGGAAAGCCTGGCTAACATCGCTGTCAAATGGCTTGATCGCTCTATCCGGCGGCATGGAAGGGGATGCGGGGATGGCCATGCTGTCGCAAGACCGGGAATCGGCCAAAGCTTGTCTTTCCAGCTGGAGCAGCCTTTTTCCTGAACGGTTTTACATTGAAATCAGCCGCATCGGAAAACCACAGGAAAATGAATACATCCAGGAAGCGGTCAGTCTCGCGGAAGCCCTGTCCATCCCGATTGTCGCCACCAATGATGTGCGCTTTCTGGAAAAAGAAGATTACGAGGCTCACGAAGCGCGAGTATGCATACAGGAAGGGATGACACTCAACGATCCGCAGCGGCCTCACTGTTACACTGACCAGCAATATCTGCGCAGCCAGCAGGAAATGCTGGATTTATTTGCTGACTTACCGGAGTCCCTGATCAATTCGGTTGAAATTGCCAAACGCTGCAATGTGACATTTTCCCTGGGAAAGAGCAAACTTCCGCACTTTCCGGTTCCTGAAGGCTATAATGCCGAGACATTTCTAGATGTAAGCGCAAGAAAAGGTCTGGATGAACGCCTGAAAACCCTGGGCGGCAACCGTTCCAAAGACCTGCCCCTGAACCGTGAAGCGTACGACCGCCGACTGGAAAGAGAATTGAAAGTCATCAATGAAATGGGATTCGCGGGATATTTTCTCATTGTCGCTGATTTTACCAAGTGGTCTAAAGAAAATGGCATACCTGTTGGCCCTGGCCGCGGTTCAGGCCCAGGATCGCTGGTGGCGTATGCGCTTAAAATTACAGATCTGGATCCGCTGGCTCTGGAGCTGCTTTTTGAACGTTTTCTTAATCCTGAACGCGTCTCCATGCCGGACTTTGATATTGATTTTTGCATGGAAGGCCGTGACCGTGTCATTGAATACGTCATGAACAAACACGGCCATGACAGCGTATCGCAAATCATCACCTACGGCACCATGGCGGCAAAAGCCGTCGTACGCGACGTCGGGCGTGTACTCGCGCTCGGTTACGGTTATGTGGATAAAATCGCCAAGCTGATTCCGTTTGAAATCGGCATGACACTCGAGAAAGCGCTGGAACAGGAGCCTTTGCTGCGCGAACGGTATGAACAGGAAGAAGAGGTGCGCACACTGATTGATCTCGCACGCAAACTGGAGGGTATTACGCGTAATGTTGGAAAACACGCGGGCGGTATCGTCATTGCTCCAGGCAAGCTGACTGATTTTGTACCGCTATACTGCGAAGCCAATGATGCCGCTCATCCCGTGACGCAGTTTGACAAGGATGATGTTGAATCCATAGGACTAGTCAAATTCGATTTTTTAGGTTTAAAAACACTCACCATTATTGACCGGGCCTTGCGCGTCATCAATCAGTCCCGAAGCAGCCAGAAACAGCCTCCCATCGATATCAGCCTGATTCCGCTGGACGATACCCAGACATTCAAATTATTGAAAGCCTGTAAATCAACCGCCGTGTTTCAACTTGAATCGCATGGCATGCGTGATTTGATCAAACGCCTGCAGCCAGATTGTTTTGAGGATTTGATCGCGCTTGTTGCACTTTTTCGACCCGGCCCTCTGCAATCAGGCATGGTGGATGATTTCATCAACCGTAAACATGGCCGCGCGAAAGTCACGTATCCGCATCCCAGGCTGGAACCGGTTCTGCGTCCTACGTATGGCGTCATCCTGTATCAAGAGCAAGTCATGCAAATCGCCCAGGTCCTCGCCAATTATACCCTGGGTGCCGCGGATATTTTGCGCCGCGCCATGGGGAAGAAAAAGCCAGAAGAAATGGCAAAACAGCGCGAAATTTTCTGCGCCGGCGCTCAAGCTAACGGAATAAGCGCGGAATTGGCCAACCAGATTTTTGATTTGATGGAAAAATTCGCCGGTTATGGATTCAATAAATCTCACTCCGCCTCCTACGCTTTGATCGCCTATCAGACAGCATGGCTGAAAGCCCACCACCCTGCCGCATTCATGGCCGCGGTCTTGTCTTCGGATATGGACAGAACTGAAAAAGTCATTATTCTGCTGGATGAATGCCAAGACATGAAGCTGCATGTCTCGCCGCCCGATATCAATAGCAGTGATTATTTCTTTAATGTCATTGATGATCACCACTTGATGTATGGCCTGGGCGCAATCAAGGGAGTAGGCGCGGCGGCCATCGAAAACCTGATTGCCGCAAGGCGGGAAGCCGGTCCGTTCAGGGATTTATTTGATTTTTGCCAGCGTGTTGACTTGCGAAAAATCAATCGGCGGGTGCTGGAGGCTCTTATCAAGTCTGGCTGCTTTGATGCGTTGGGCACGCATCGCGCTTCCTTGCTCGCCTCACTGAACCAGGCATTGCAGCATGCCGAACAGGCATTACATAATCAAACCTATGGACAACACGATCTGCTTGGAAGCTTATCCAGCGCCAACTCGCCCCAGTATGTTGACACGCCGCCCTGGCCGGATGAAGTCCAGCTACAGGGCGAAAAGGAAACCCTGGGATTCTACCTCACGGGACATCCCCTGCGGCGCTATCTGAATGAACTTTCTCATTTTACGACTTGCCGTATTTCAGAACTGCACCCCGGCGAGCATAAGACTGCCAGGATCGCGGGCATAGTAGCGAACATTCGGACCCGCCAGACCAAGCGCGGTGACCGCATCGGCATTTTCGCGCTGGACGATGGCGCGACGCAAATTGAAGTAATCTGTTTTAGCGAAGCTTATCAGAAATACCGGCCGCTGCTGACAGAAGACCAGATACTGATTGTTGAAGGCGAAGTCAGCATGGACGATTTTAGCAATAGTCCCCGCGTTGTCGCTCGTGACCTTTTCACGCTAGACCAGGCACGAGAGCGCTTTGCCAAACAGTTACGTATCCATCTGCCGCCAGCAAGACAATTGGATGTTCAACACCTGAAGCAACTCTTGTGCAAGTATACTGGCGGAGGATGTTCTGTCATTATTCGCTGTCTGCGCGGTAATATTCAGGCTGATGTACGTTTGGGCAGCGCCTGGCTGGTCAAACCCAATGAAGCACTGCTCGCGGCCATTCGGGATAATCTAACCGTGGAAGATATTGAGTTTATCTATTAG
- a CDS encoding acetyl-CoA carboxylase carboxyltransferase subunit alpha yields the protein MNINFLDFEQPIAELEAKIQELRMVGTDADINLSEEIQRLETKCNQLIKETFGKLSPWQVTQLARHPQRPHTLDYINRIFTEFDELSGDRMLSAGPSIVAGIARLEGAPVMVMGHEKGRKTQEKIERNFGMPNPEDYRKAMRLMKMAERFKLPVFTFIDTPGAYPGIGAEERNQSEAIARNLFVLSRLKTPVICTVIGEGGSGGALAVGVGDRVLMLQYSVYSVISPEGCASILWKSAEKAPDAADAMNLTADRILKLGLVDDVIPEPLGGAHRNYDAIAQSIKKELLRHLAELQSLPLTTLLEARYERIMSYGTKA from the coding sequence ATGAACATCAATTTTCTCGATTTTGAGCAGCCTATTGCAGAGCTTGAGGCTAAGATTCAAGAATTGCGCATGGTAGGCACAGATGCCGATATCAATTTAAGCGAAGAAATTCAGCGGTTGGAAACAAAATGCAACCAGTTGATTAAAGAAACGTTTGGCAAGCTGAGTCCTTGGCAGGTCACGCAGCTTGCCCGGCATCCGCAGCGGCCGCACACTCTGGATTATATCAATCGCATTTTCACGGAATTTGATGAATTAAGCGGCGACAGGATGTTATCCGCCGGCCCATCCATTGTTGCAGGTATTGCCAGGCTGGAGGGCGCACCCGTCATGGTCATGGGGCATGAAAAAGGCCGCAAGACCCAGGAAAAAATAGAGCGCAACTTTGGCATGCCTAATCCCGAGGATTATCGTAAGGCCATGCGTTTGATGAAAATGGCGGAACGCTTCAAGCTGCCCGTGTTCACCTTCATCGATACGCCCGGCGCCTATCCCGGGATAGGGGCGGAAGAGAGAAACCAGAGCGAAGCGATTGCCCGCAACCTCTTCGTGTTGTCCAGGCTGAAAACACCGGTGATTTGTACTGTCATAGGTGAGGGCGGGTCGGGAGGCGCGCTGGCAGTGGGCGTAGGCGACCGGGTGCTCATGTTGCAATATTCCGTTTATTCGGTGATCTCGCCTGAAGGTTGTGCATCCATATTGTGGAAAAGCGCCGAAAAAGCGCCGGATGCGGCGGATGCCATGAATCTGACAGCAGACAGAATCCTTAAGCTGGGACTGGTGGATGATGTGATTCCGGAGCCTTTGGGCGGGGCGCACCGCAATTATGATGCAATTGCGCAGTCGATAAAAAAAGAATTACTGCGACATCTTGCCGAACTGCAGTCACTGCCGCTGACAACACTGCTGGAAGCACGGTACGAGCGCATCATGTCTTATGGTACGAAAGCGTGA
- the tilS gene encoding tRNA lysidine(34) synthetase TilS — MLLDVSRDFCSRFGRGGTYWVALSGGMDSLVLLSLWNTLRNELELDLRVIHVNHGLSPHAGSWAHHCREAARQYGLNLVERSLHLILQPGESPEDAARRHRYAVFAELIREGDILLTAHHQDDQAETVLLQLLRGAGPKGLSAMPVIKPFAKGFHGRPLLQVPRISMRQYAEKLGLKWINDESNEDRKFARNFLRHEIMPRLISRWPSAAASLARSAAHCAEQHKLLDDFLLDSVSHVQGTRPGTLSVTQLLQFSPEKQRLILRSWINLHHCPLPDTKKLYSIQHSVLNAAWDRSPCVRWGRVSLRRHRDDLFLLTATSEFDASRIFTWDLSDTLFMHGIGKLHAKPVCGQGLSAAIRQVTVRCRQGGEKIELPARGRRALKNLFQEWQVVPWERNSIPLIYVGNDLVAVAGYFLHEEFTARAGEPGRELLFERQGTSM, encoded by the coding sequence ATGTTGCTGGATGTCTCGCGCGATTTCTGCTCCCGGTTTGGCCGAGGCGGGACTTACTGGGTGGCTTTAAGCGGCGGTATGGATTCACTGGTTCTGCTTTCACTGTGGAATACACTGAGAAACGAGTTAGAACTGGATCTTCGCGTTATTCATGTTAATCACGGCCTCAGCCCTCATGCTGGCTCGTGGGCGCATCATTGCCGGGAAGCCGCCCGCCAGTACGGATTAAACCTGGTTGAGCGCAGTCTGCATCTGATTTTGCAGCCTGGAGAGAGTCCGGAAGATGCCGCGCGTCGCCACCGCTATGCGGTTTTTGCGGAACTCATACGGGAAGGAGATATATTACTCACCGCGCATCACCAGGATGATCAGGCTGAAACCGTCTTGCTTCAACTTCTGCGTGGAGCGGGTCCCAAGGGTTTATCCGCCATGCCTGTGATCAAGCCGTTCGCAAAAGGGTTTCATGGCAGGCCGTTACTGCAGGTGCCGCGCATTAGTATGCGTCAATATGCTGAAAAACTAGGCCTTAAATGGATTAATGATGAGTCGAATGAAGACCGGAAATTCGCGCGTAACTTTCTGCGCCATGAAATCATGCCGCGTCTGATTTCCCGCTGGCCCTCGGCCGCCGCGTCGCTGGCACGCAGTGCGGCGCATTGCGCAGAACAGCATAAGCTGCTTGACGATTTTTTACTGGATAGTGTCAGTCATGTTCAGGGTACCCGGCCGGGTACCTTGTCTGTTACTCAGTTGCTACAATTCAGTCCTGAAAAACAGCGCCTGATTCTGAGGAGCTGGATCAACCTCCATCATTGCCCGCTGCCTGACACAAAAAAGCTGTACTCCATTCAACATTCTGTCTTGAATGCGGCATGGGACCGTTCGCCCTGTGTGCGCTGGGGGCGAGTCTCGTTGCGCAGACATCGTGATGATTTATTTCTTTTGACCGCAACATCCGAATTTGACGCCAGCCGGATTTTTACCTGGGATTTGTCTGATACCTTGTTCATGCATGGAATCGGTAAACTGCATGCCAAACCGGTATGCGGGCAGGGATTGTCCGCAGCCATCAGGCAAGTGACAGTACGCTGTCGGCAAGGCGGCGAAAAAATCGAATTGCCCGCGCGCGGGCGTCGCGCATTGAAAAATCTGTTTCAGGAGTGGCAAGTGGTTCCATGGGAGCGGAATTCCATTCCGCTGATTTATGTCGGGAATGACTTGGTGGCTGTTGCCGGTTATTTCCTGCATGAAGAATTTACCGCGAGGGCGGGAGAGCCGGGGAGAGAATTGTTGTTTGAAAGACAAGGCACATCGATGTGA
- a CDS encoding CTP synthase has protein sequence MTRYIFITGGVVSSLGKGVAAASLGAILEARGLSVNLMKLDPYINVDPGTMNPFQHGEVFVTEDGAETDLDLGHYERFVRVKMTKANNFTTGRVYANVIRKERKGEYLGGTVQVIPHITDEIKHCIVDGAGQVDVALVEIGGTVGDIESLPFLEAIRQMRMELGRQHALFIHLTLLPYIPTAGEIKTKPTQHSVKELRSIGIQPDILLCRSDRPISDSARQKIALFTNVEKEAVIPLLDVDFIYQLPIELHQQGLDEIVVRQLGLTAKNVNLQEWEKVVDAYRHPDAEITIGMVGKYVDLADSYKSLSEALKHAGIQTRTRVNIEYIDSEDLERKGAKKLLSNVDAVLVPGGFGKRGVEGKILAAQYAREQGIPYLGICLGMQIAIIEYARHVAQMPNANSTEFDHGTEYPVVALVTEWTTQTGEREQRSEKSDVGGTMRLGGQACTLAEGSLAQKLYGRHVIVERHRHRYEVNNRLLPEIEKAGLIVSGRSTQDNLVELIELPDHPWFIGCQFHPEFTSTPRDGHPLFDGFIRAARRIPSELTTRQQDAVSGSDLHGVKSK, from the coding sequence ATGACACGATATATTTTCATCACAGGTGGTGTGGTTTCTTCTTTGGGTAAAGGAGTGGCGGCAGCGTCTCTGGGAGCAATTCTTGAAGCCCGTGGCCTGTCAGTTAACCTGATGAAACTGGATCCTTATATCAACGTTGATCCGGGCACCATGAATCCTTTCCAGCACGGTGAGGTTTTTGTAACAGAAGACGGTGCGGAGACAGATCTTGACCTTGGTCATTATGAACGCTTCGTACGCGTGAAAATGACCAAAGCGAATAACTTCACTACAGGGCGTGTCTACGCGAATGTAATACGCAAGGAACGCAAGGGTGAATACCTGGGCGGAACAGTACAAGTCATTCCGCATATCACCGATGAAATCAAGCACTGTATCGTCGATGGCGCAGGACAGGTGGATGTGGCCTTGGTTGAAATTGGCGGTACGGTAGGCGATATCGAATCTCTTCCGTTCCTGGAAGCGATAAGGCAAATGCGCATGGAGCTTGGGCGCCAGCATGCCTTATTCATTCATTTGACACTTTTGCCATACATCCCTACAGCGGGTGAAATCAAGACTAAACCTACCCAGCATTCCGTCAAGGAATTGCGCTCCATTGGTATTCAGCCGGATATTCTCTTGTGTCGCAGCGACAGGCCTATTTCCGACAGCGCGCGGCAAAAGATCGCACTTTTTACCAATGTGGAAAAAGAGGCAGTTATTCCGTTGCTGGATGTGGATTTCATTTATCAGCTTCCTATTGAATTGCATCAACAAGGACTGGATGAGATTGTGGTGCGGCAACTGGGTTTGACGGCAAAAAATGTCAATCTTCAAGAATGGGAAAAAGTGGTGGATGCCTATCGCCATCCGGATGCGGAAATTACCATAGGCATGGTAGGAAAGTATGTTGATCTGGCGGATTCCTATAAGTCTCTGTCGGAAGCACTCAAACATGCAGGGATTCAAACACGAACGCGCGTTAACATCGAATATATTGATTCCGAAGACCTTGAGCGCAAGGGCGCAAAAAAACTGCTTTCGAATGTAGATGCCGTGCTGGTACCAGGCGGTTTTGGCAAGCGGGGTGTGGAAGGCAAGATTCTGGCTGCGCAGTATGCGCGAGAACAAGGCATACCTTACCTTGGTATCTGCCTTGGGATGCAGATTGCCATCATCGAGTATGCGCGGCATGTTGCTCAGATGCCAAATGCGAACAGCACCGAATTTGATCACGGTACCGAATACCCTGTTGTCGCGCTAGTGACGGAATGGACCACTCAGACGGGTGAGCGCGAGCAGCGCAGCGAAAAATCCGATGTGGGAGGTACCATGCGGCTGGGTGGTCAGGCATGCACGCTGGCTGAAGGTTCGCTGGCGCAGAAACTTTATGGCCGCCATGTCATTGTGGAGCGCCATCGCCATCGTTATGAAGTGAATAATCGTTTGTTACCGGAAATTGAAAAAGCCGGGCTTATCGTTTCCGGCCGCTCCACACAGGATAATCTGGTGGAATTAATTGAGCTGCCCGATCATCCGTGGTTTATTGGCTGCCAGTTTCATCCGGAATTTACTTCTACCCCCAGGGATGGTCACCCCTTGTTTGACGGTTTCATACGGGCCGCAAGGCGAATTCCCAGTGAATTGACCACGCGGCAGCAAGACGCTGTGAGCGGATCTGATTTGCATGGAGTAAAAAGTAAATGA
- the kdsA gene encoding 3-deoxy-8-phosphooctulonate synthase produces MKICGFEAGLDQPFFLIAGPCVIESEQFAIDTAGELKEVTDALQIPFIYKSSFDKANRTSVHSYRGPGMEEGLRILDAVKQQIGVPVLTDVHEDTPVREVASVVDIMQTPAFLCRQTNYIQRVAQQGIPVNIKKGQFLSPWEMKNVVEKALETGNQQILVCERGASFGYNNLVSDMRSVAVMRETGCPVVFDATHSVQLPGGGGNKTTGQRQFVPVLARAAVAAGVSGIFMETHPDPDNAPSDGPNMWPIQKMRALLASLKELDLIVKKPGLLEI; encoded by the coding sequence ATGAAAATATGCGGATTTGAAGCAGGCCTTGATCAACCCTTTTTTTTGATTGCTGGGCCATGTGTAATCGAAAGCGAGCAATTTGCCATTGATACTGCCGGTGAATTGAAGGAAGTAACGGATGCCCTTCAGATTCCATTTATTTATAAATCTTCATTTGACAAGGCAAACAGAACGTCCGTACATAGTTATCGCGGCCCGGGTATGGAAGAAGGATTGCGTATCCTGGATGCGGTCAAGCAACAGATAGGCGTACCCGTATTGACAGATGTGCATGAAGACACGCCGGTGCGTGAAGTCGCCAGTGTGGTGGATATCATGCAGACACCTGCATTTTTATGCAGGCAAACCAATTATATTCAGCGTGTCGCTCAACAGGGTATCCCTGTGAATATTAAAAAAGGACAATTTTTATCGCCATGGGAAATGAAAAATGTTGTTGAAAAAGCCCTGGAAACCGGCAATCAGCAAATTCTTGTTTGTGAGCGCGGAGCTTCTTTTGGCTATAACAACCTGGTTTCCGACATGCGGTCGGTGGCTGTGATGCGTGAAACAGGATGCCCTGTTGTATTTGATGCAACGCATTCCGTTCAATTGCCCGGAGGCGGCGGCAACAAGACCACAGGCCAGCGGCAATTTGTACCTGTACTGGCACGCGCGGCGGTTGCGGCGGGCGTCTCCGGTATTTTCATGGAAACCCATCCCGATCCGGATAATGCGCCTTCTGACGGCCCCAACATGTGGCCTATTCAAAAAATGCGCGCGCTGCTTGCATCCCTTAAAGAGCTGGATTTAATTGTCAAAAAACCTGGGTTGCTGGAGATTTGA